The DNA sequence TTATTACCCAACGTGTGAAAAAACTTGCTCAGATGGATGGTGGGCATCAGCTTGAACTTTTAACAGCCGTTTTAAAAAACCTGCAAAGCCGCTTTGGTACGTGGAAAATGCCCTGGGGGGATATAAACCGCTACCAGCGCCCTGCTGATGGCATTACCTTTGATGATAAACTATCGAGTATTCCGGTTGGGGCAACCGGATCGGGCTTTGGGCAGTTGCCATCGTTCCAGAGCCGTACCATGAATACGCAAAAACGCTATGGTTATTCGGGTAATAGTTTTGTAGCAGCTGTTGAGTTTGGTCCGCGTATAAAGGCCAAAAGTATTATTACTGGTGGGCAGTCTTTTGATGCCGGATCAAAAAACTTTACCGACCAGGCGCAAGGTTTTATTGATGGTAAGTTTAAGGATGTGTTATTTTATAAAAGTGATGTGTTGAAACATGCTCAGAAAACCTATCATCCGGGCGATTAAATCACGCACTGAACAATATATTTGGATATCAAAAAAATGAAGAAATATCTCCTGATCGCCTTGCTGGCCTGTTGCAGTGTTCATGTATTTGGTCAAAGCATTACGCTGAATGATTTGATCAATATCTCCAACCTGCCTAATGACGATGCCCATAATTATTTAGTGAACGGCAAAGGATTTAAAAACGAATACCTGCAGGATGTTAATGGCCACACGGTTGAACACCTGCACAAAATTGCAAATAATAAAACCCAGGAAACAGTGATCATAGGCGAGGGCTATAAGCTCAGTAATGGAAGCATGTTGCGCACCGTTAGTTACAAATCGCAAACGCCGCAACACTTATTCAATTTGATAACACAGGCCAAAAGCGCCGGGTTAAAAATGAACATCCAGGGAGCTGATGCCGCCAATAATATTTATCTTTTTGACAATAGCTTTTATCACATAGCTATATATGTTAACCGTAACAACACATTTGGGTCGTTAGAGCTGAAACAGAAGGAGTTTATCGGTTTCGATTAAGCTTTCCCCGGTCAAAATTCAGTACAGCTTTATTATATTGCATAACCAATTGATAAAGCCTATGAAAACCATCACCCGTAAAAAGTTTATCACCACAGCCGCGCTGGCAGCAGCCGGTATGCCTTTGGGGCTAAGTGCCTTGGAGAAAGTATCTTCAGACCCTCTAACCATTACGAATCAAAACAGCGCACGCACTCCCGAAAAAATTAAGGTCAGCATCTTCTCCAAGCATTTACATTGGCTTAATTATACCGATATGGCTGCTTTGGCTGCCGAAATGGGTTTCGACGGTGTTGATCTTACCGTGCGCCCCGACGGTCATGTATTGCCGGAAAATGTTACTACCGATCTGCCAAAGGCGGTTGCCGCGGTTGAAAAAGCCGGGTTAAAAGTGTACTCCATTGTTACCAATATTAAACAGCCCGATGAAAAATATGCTGCTGATATTTTAAAAGCAGCTTCGGCACTGGGTATTAAATATTACCGTACAGCCTGGTTTAATTATAACAAAGCCATAAATATACCGGCAAATTTGCAGACTATTAGTAATCAGCTTGCCGGACTGGCAGCTTTAAATAAACAATATCATATGCATGGTGCTTATCAGAATCATTCAGGTGATCTGTTTGGTGCCTCTGTCTGGGATCTTTGGCTGGCGCTTAAAGACCTTGATCCGGAACTGATCGGTTGCCAATACGATATCAGGCATGCCACTACAGAAGGGGCCGATACCTGGGCTACGTCGATACAACCCTTGGTGCCTTTTATTAAAACCACTAATATCAAGGATTTTTACTGGGAGAAAAAAGATGGTAAATGGCAGGTAAAAAGCGTTCCGCTGGGCGAGGGGATGGTTGATTTTAAGAAATACTTTGAAGTGATTAAACAACAAGGTATTGGCAGCCCCATGAGTTTGCATTGCGAATATGAACTGGGCGGTGCGCAGGATGGTGCCAAACAATTAACTATCAGTAAACAACAGTTTACCAATGCGGTACAAAAAGACTTATCCACATTGCGGGGATGGTTAAAAGATCACGCTTTGTGATCAATTGACCAATAATTGATGACTTGCCCTTGCTTTCAACTACTTGCATATCCTCCTGTCGAAAAAATAATTTGCATATATAGCACGTTTCTTATTATATTTAGTAAAATAAGGTATGCCCCTTTAACTCATAAAGCCGCTGCCTTTATACCAATTAACCTTTAAAAAAAGGAGGCTGTCATGAACCTGGTTCATAAAATTGAAAATTGGGGAGATACCCATCACCCTAAAGCCCTTGATCTGATACGTATTGCGCTAGGCGTATTTTTATTACTGAAAGGTATAGCCTTTATGGAAAATACCGCATACCTCAAAAGTTTGATTGATAGTCAGAATGTAGTCGATCTGACGCCTGGTGTGTTGATGGCGCTGGTTTATTATGTAACGTTTGCCCACATGGTTGGCGGCGTACTGATAGCGGTAGGTATACTCACCCGTTTGGGCTGCATTATACAAATACCTATAGTTTTGGGTGCGGTATTTTTAACCAGCATATTCCAGGAGCCTATCAATGCCCTGGCATGGCCATCCATTGTAGCGTTGGTATTACTGGTGCTTTTCATGATCCTGGGATCGGGACCTATCTCCTTAGATAAGTATTTGAGCGAAAAGTAGTGAGTAGTGAGTGGTGAGTGGTGAGTGGTGAGTGGTGAGTGGTGAGTGGTGAGTGGTGAGTGGTGAGTGGTGAGTGGTGAGTGGTGAGTGGTTTGAAAAAATGATAAGCAATTTAGATAATTCTGTCAATTCTTTAATTCTGATTCGGACAGTAAAAATCCTGCGAATCCATTAATCCTGAAAATCAAGGTTCAGACAATTCTGATTCAGACAAAAAACTAATACCCTGTAGCCAATTCATCCACATAGCACCAAAGCCAGCGTTCGCCGGGTTCGGCAGATATCACAACCGGATGCCCGGTTTGCTCAAAATGTTTGGTCATGTGTGTATTTGGCGAGCTGTCACAGCAAAGCGTTACCCCGCAGGTTTGGCAGGTACGCAGATGCATCCACGAGGAATGTGTTTTTACACACTCCTCGCAAATGTAATCCTGTGGTTGTTTGATATCTTTAACGGCAGCTAAATGCTGACATGTTTCCTCTTCCATCATTTTATTTTATTAAACTTCTGCCAGGTATTTATGTACAAAGCTAATGGCCATAGATCCTTCGCCTACGGCTGATGCTACCCGGTTCATCGCTCCGGCACGTACATCGCCGGCGGCAAATATGCCCGAGCAGCTGGTTTCCAGTAAAAATGGATCGCGTTTCAGTTTCCATATCTTACCAAAGCCTTCGTAGCTGCGTAGCTCGCGTCCGGTTTCAATAAAATCTTTATTGTTTTTGATAATGTCGAGCTTGATCCAGTCGGTATAAGGTTTTGCACCGATAAAAATATACAGGGCGTTGGCTATCTTTTTTTCTGTTTCCTGGGTTTTGCAGTTTAACAGGGTCAATTCTTCCAGGCAATTAGTACCCTCGGCTTCCACAATCTCTGTATTAGGTACCACCTGAATGTTAGGTGTATCTGCTATTTGATTAATGAGATATGCCGACATGGTAGCCACCAGATCATCACGACGGATAATGATATATACGTTTTTGGCAAATTTGGACAGGTGCATAGCTGCCTGGCCTGCGGAATTACCGCCGCCAATTACGTATACTTCTTTACCTGTACATGCCGTAGCTTCTGTAGTGGCTGCGCCGTAATAAATACCTGCGCCGGTATAGTTTTCAACTCCCTTAACCTCCAGCTTACGATAATCAACTCCCGTGGTAATGACTACGGTACGGCTGATAATTTCGGGGCCATCATCCAAAATAATGGTTTTGTAACCATCTTTTTGTTTGATATCACTTACCGACTGTGGCGATAAAAACTCGGCACCCAAACGCATAGCCTGGCTTATGGCGCGCCTGGTTAAATCAGCTCCGCTTAAACCTGCCGGGAAACCCAGGTAATTTTCGATACGCGAGCTGGTACCTGCCTGGCCACCCGGTGCCTTGCGTTCAATTAATAATGTTTTTAAACCTTCCGATGCACCGTAAACGGCTGCTGCCAGGCCTGCAGGGCCGGCGCCTATGATCACTACATCATAAACATCGGTTAATTGCTGCGGACTTTTATCCAGCTTTTCGGCTATAGCCCTTATACTTGGTTTAGCTATGTGGCTGCCATCTTCAAAAATTACCAGGGGCAGGTCGTCGGTTGTTAAATTATTTAAGGTAAGTAAACCCGCGGCATCAATATTTTTTTCGATATCAAACCAACGGTAGGGTATCAGGTTGCCTGCCAAAAAATCTTTGATCTGGTGCGATTGCGGTGAAAATTGAAATCCCACCAGTTTAATACCTACAAACTCGGGTACATAGTTATTTTGCCAATCGTCAAGCATGTCATTGATTACCGGATATAGCTTTTCTTCTGGCGGATCCCAGGGTTTCATCAGGTAATAATCAAGCTGTACATCGTTAATGGCTTTTATCGCGGCCTCGGTATCTGAGTAGGCGGTAAGTAAAACGCGTTTAGCATCGGGGTATATTTTTTTTGCCTTCTCTAAAAATTTCACTCCTTCCATCTCGGGCATGCGCTGGTCGCACAGGAACAAAGCAACCACGTCCGAGCTGTTTTTTAGTTCGGTAAGGCTTTCCAGGGCCTCGGTTGCTGATGTGGTGCTCAAAATTTTGTACTCTTTACCATACTGCGATCTTATATCGCGGCTTATGGACCGCAGTACCTGCGGGTCATCGTCAATGGAGAATATTATAGGGCGGCTCATAGGGGTGTTTTTCTAAAGGTAAAATTATTAATATTTTGAGATAAGTAGTTAGTATTTGGTATCAAGTAGTTAGTATCAAGTATCAAGATCCTCTGAAGGTTGAATCCAAAACGCAGATTGTCGTGATACTTGATACTAATTACTTGATACTTTAATTTGCTACTTGATACTAAATAGCTCATCCGTCAATCAGGAAACAAACGCTGAATACGGTTTTGCCCGGTATTGATTTAACTTTGATAGAGCCACGATGCTGTTTTACAATGCGTTGTACTACTTCGAGCCCCATACCTGTACCTTTGCCCATTTCTTTGGTTGTAAAAAAGGGGTCAAATATCAGGCTTTGTATCTCTTCGGGTATCCCGGGACCATCGTCAACTATAAACACTTCCACAAACTCGCGGTCGCGGCGTGTTTTAACGGTTAATGTACCCTGGCCGTTAACGCTCATGGCATCAATAGCATTATCAATCAGGTTGGTCCATACCTGGTTAAGCTCACCTATCAGCGCCTTTACTTCGGGCAAGGTTTCGTCAAAGTCTTCAATAACATTGATATTGCCTTTTCTGATCTTGTAACCCAGCATGGTAAGCGTGTTGCGTATACCAATATGGATGTCGGCATATTGCTTATCCTGCCCACGATCCATGTGGGTAAATGTTTTAACAGAACTTACCAGTTCGGCAATTCGTCTGGCCGATTCCTGTATATCGCTAATCATTTTCTCGGAAATCAGCACATCACTTATCCAGTTCAGTATATCTGATAATTCTTCGGGAGCAACAAGCGCATTGAATTTTTCGAGTGTTTCGGTGCTGAAATTAAAATCAACAAAGCTTTCTACAATATCATAACCATTCTCTATCTCGTGCTCATCAAACCATTCCATTATTTCATCTTCACGGTGGGTGCGTTGCTTAAGGCTTAAGCGTGTTGTATTTTGCTGTGAAATTTGATGAAATAAAAGGTCGGTAACACCGGTAACCTGTTCGGGCTCAAGCCTCATGGTAAAGATAGCCTTCACACTTTCAGGCTCCTGTTCCAGGTGTTTTTTTAATGTGAGCGAATCACGTACAATGGCCGATGCGGGGTTGTTTAACTCATGCGCCAATCCGGCAGATAATTTACCCAGGGCCATCATTTTTTCGTTTTGTTGTTGCAGGGCTGTAAAATCACGTACACGGTTGGTCATGATACTCACCAGCGATTCTGTAAGCTCGTAATGGTTCCTGATCATATCGAGTATCAGGTCGGTATTAAAACTGCGTATGTGCAGTTTGCCAATGGCTTGCGCATACCCTTTGGATATTTTTCCTCTTGAAAACGGCAGGTAGCCGGTAATATTACCCGGGCCCACAACTGTAAATTCGCGTCTGAAACCACCTTGCATCATAAAAAAACGCATGCTGCCATCAACCATAATATGAGGGCCGCTCATGGGTTCACCGGGTTGCATCAGGAACTCACCATCCTCAAAAAAGTTATCTATACTATTATCCAGCAGCCATTGCAGCTGGTCTTCGGG is a window from the Mucilaginibacter inviolabilis genome containing:
- a CDS encoding sugar phosphate isomerase/epimerase family protein — its product is MKTITRKKFITTAALAAAGMPLGLSALEKVSSDPLTITNQNSARTPEKIKVSIFSKHLHWLNYTDMAALAAEMGFDGVDLTVRPDGHVLPENVTTDLPKAVAAVEKAGLKVYSIVTNIKQPDEKYAADILKAASALGIKYYRTAWFNYNKAINIPANLQTISNQLAGLAALNKQYHMHGAYQNHSGDLFGASVWDLWLALKDLDPELIGCQYDIRHATTEGADTWATSIQPLVPFIKTTNIKDFYWEKKDGKWQVKSVPLGEGMVDFKKYFEVIKQQGIGSPMSLHCEYELGGAQDGAKQLTISKQQFTNAVQKDLSTLRGWLKDHAL
- a CDS encoding DoxX family protein, with protein sequence MNLVHKIENWGDTHHPKALDLIRIALGVFLLLKGIAFMENTAYLKSLIDSQNVVDLTPGVLMALVYYVTFAHMVGGVLIAVGILTRLGCIIQIPIVLGAVFLTSIFQEPINALAWPSIVALVLLVLFMILGSGPISLDKYLSEK
- a CDS encoding UBP-type zinc finger domain-containing protein produces the protein MEEETCQHLAAVKDIKQPQDYICEECVKTHSSWMHLRTCQTCGVTLCCDSSPNTHMTKHFEQTGHPVVISAEPGERWLWCYVDELATGY
- a CDS encoding response regulator, which produces MSRPIIFSIDDDPQVLRSISRDIRSQYGKEYKILSTTSATEALESLTELKNSSDVVALFLCDQRMPEMEGVKFLEKAKKIYPDAKRVLLTAYSDTEAAIKAINDVQLDYYLMKPWDPPEEKLYPVINDMLDDWQNNYVPEFVGIKLVGFQFSPQSHQIKDFLAGNLIPYRWFDIEKNIDAAGLLTLNNLTTDDLPLVIFEDGSHIAKPSIRAIAEKLDKSPQQLTDVYDVVIIGAGPAGLAAAVYGASEGLKTLLIERKAPGGQAGTSSRIENYLGFPAGLSGADLTRRAISQAMRLGAEFLSPQSVSDIKQKDGYKTIILDDGPEIISRTVVITTGVDYRKLEVKGVENYTGAGIYYGAATTEATACTGKEVYVIGGGNSAGQAAMHLSKFAKNVYIIIRRDDLVATMSAYLINQIADTPNIQVVPNTEIVEAEGTNCLEELTLLNCKTQETEKKIANALYIFIGAKPYTDWIKLDIIKNNKDFIETGRELRSYEGFGKIWKLKRDPFLLETSCSGIFAAGDVRAGAMNRVASAVGEGSMAISFVHKYLAEV
- a CDS encoding ATP-binding protein, with the protein product MQTVTVSWLKSLEAFNNVPEDQLQWLLDNSIDNFFEDGEFLMQPGEPMSGPHIMVDGSMRFFMMQGGFRREFTVVGPGNITGYLPFSRGKISKGYAQAIGKLHIRSFNTDLILDMIRNHYELTESLVSIMTNRVRDFTALQQQNEKMMALGKLSAGLAHELNNPASAIVRDSLTLKKHLEQEPESVKAIFTMRLEPEQVTGVTDLLFHQISQQNTTRLSLKQRTHREDEIMEWFDEHEIENGYDIVESFVDFNFSTETLEKFNALVAPEELSDILNWISDVLISEKMISDIQESARRIAELVSSVKTFTHMDRGQDKQYADIHIGIRNTLTMLGYKIRKGNINVIEDFDETLPEVKALIGELNQVWTNLIDNAIDAMSVNGQGTLTVKTRRDREFVEVFIVDDGPGIPEEIQSLIFDPFFTTKEMGKGTGMGLEVVQRIVKQHRGSIKVKSIPGKTVFSVCFLIDG